The proteins below are encoded in one region of Aspergillus nidulans FGSC A4 chromosome III:
- a CDS encoding glycosyltransferase family 31 protein (transcript_id=CADANIAT00005590): MSSVKLGRFTYRLVPQQFRCRMGSHRGIRRRVAVVATLLTLFLIYHFTIGSVPYQPSSSQYTNSARTSSDKKQSQCLPLPGIEDVLVVMKTGVTEALDKVPVHFKTTLRCIPNYVIYSDFEEKIDGVQIHDAFRNIDPAVKQNVDDFQIYNRLSKRGREGLQTQDFADEANSAIGKPNNPGWKLDKWKFLPMVKEAHQYKPDAKWFVFMEADTYYSWPTLLAWLSHFDPSEPHYIGTETQIADVIFAHGGSGFVLSNPAMKLAADEYTERADELHEYTDAHWAGDCVLGKVLSNVGVNLSFSWPILQNSNIGELDEFTTTFYRRPWCFPAVALHHLSPDDIRFLHDFEHRRLAKSSRLPLLHSDIFKELIFPELSNVRNGWDNLSDKEQPTLSTFQECQSYCKETANCVQFVMRDGTCYTGETPRLGSHNSNAQSGWIINKIENMVDQAPQCVRPDFGL; encoded by the exons ATGTCATCCGTGAAGCTCGGTCGGTTTACGTATAGACTTGTTCCGCAACAATTCCGCTGCAGAATGGGTTCCCACCGCGGCATTCGCCGTCGGGTCGCCGTGGTCGCAACCCTCCTCACACTCTTCCTCATCTACCACTTCACAATTGGCTCGGTTCCGTACCAACCCTCTTCAAGCCAATATACGAACAGTGCACGCACAAGCTCAGACAAGAAACAGTCACAATGTCTGCCTCTGCCAGGTATCGAGGACGTTCTCGTGGTCATGAAAACTGGCGTCACAGAAGCCCTCGATAAAGTGCCTGTCCACTTCAAGACCACCCTCCGCTGTATCCCCAACTATGTCATCTACTCTGACTTTGAGGAGAAAATCGATGGTGTCCAGATCCACGACGCCTTCCGCAACATCGATCCCGCCGTCAAGCAAAACGTCGACGATTTTCAGATCTACAACCGCCTCTCCAAACGCGGGCGTGAGGGCTTGCAGACTCAAGACTTTGCCGACGAGGCGAATTCGGCTATTGGAAAACCGAACAACCcgggctggaagctggacAAGTGGAAGTTTCTGCCGATGGTGAAAGAGGCGCACCAGTACAAGCCAGATGCCAAATGGTTCGTGTTCATGGAGGCGGACACCTACTACTCATGGCCGACGCTCCTCGCGTGGCTGTCGCACTTTGACCCATCTGAACCGCATTATATTGGCACAGAGACACAGATTGCGGATGTCATCTTTGCGCACGGCGGATCAGGCTTCGTGCTTTCCAACCCAGCCATGAAACTCGCGGCGGACGAGTATACCGAGCGGGCTGATGAACTGCACGAGTACACAGACGCCCATTGGGCTGGTGACTGCGTGCTAGGCAAAGTTCTCTCAAACGTTGGCGTCAACCTATCTTTCTCGTGGCCAATCCTGCAGAATTCAAATATTGGGGAGCTGGATGAGTTCACGACCACATTTTACCGCCGGCCGTGGTGTTTCCCGGCTGTGGCGCTCCACCACCTGTCACCGGATGATATCCGGTTTCTGCATGATTTTGAGCACCGGAGGCTTGCCAAG TCTTCAAGGCTGCCGCTTCTCCACAGCGATATTTTCAAAGAGCTTATCTTCCCCGAACTTAGCAATGTTCGAAATGGCTGGGATAACCTTTCTGACAAGGAGCAACCGACGCTTTCTACATTCCAAGAATGCCAGTCCTACTGCAAAGAAACGGCCAACTGTGTGCAGTTTGTCATGCGAGACGGAACATGCTACACTGGCGAGACGCCACGGTTGGGGTCGCATAACTCGAATGCCCAGTCCGGTTGGATCATTAATAAGATAGAGAACATGGTGGACCAGGCACCTCAATGTGTTAGACCAGACTTTGGGCTTTAA
- a CDS encoding polysaccharide deacetylase family protein (transcript_id=CADANIAT00005591), with amino-acid sequence MRPMVSLSQAFLALSPFLFTSAVQLLPPPPIPINSTSAFIRTPASSALHSKNRPPVLVIDSFTHPERNELGFWHGPSTNLASEPGNGYVRLFPSDPDQNYHTELGPATCFDMRPYQNMYLHIVFSGSTKFSISLNQHNEKCDSRLSPFLETWDSVETERYARGNDVYVPLNHFDIDQSRTVSVSFHGFFSPETVTLYRVEIVPDLPWGFYVPPKLETGKLFLRCTRPNSFAFGIDDGLPHLVQDVMNILEEEKILVTFFVVGAGLRDKEANFSQVYEEMLRRGHQVALHSDTHQQIEALDTIQAIDEEIVHNIETFQRLLGIHSRYFRPPYGTVGARTRQRLATYVQDPNIINWSVDVEDWLWAESKTPERQRDAFFRDVGRGGNLVVMHYLSPTTVKYFREFIRFVKSINLNIMRVDQCLEDPDSPPIDALRLSQQGRARYRVQSNRKSDNNPGKTG; translated from the exons ATGAGGCCTATGGTATCCCTCAGCCAGGCATTTCTAGCCTTaagccctttccttttcACCTCCGCGgtccaacttcttcctcccccgCCCATCCCTATCAATTCTACCTCTGCCTTTATCCGtactcctgcttcttccgctctgCATTCCAAGAACAGACCTCCCGTTCTGGTCATCGATTCTTTTACCCATCCAGAACGAAACGAACTTGGATTCTGGCATGGGCCCAGTACCAATCTAGCAAGCGAGCCCGGTAATGGCTATGTGCGTCTCTTCCCTTCGGACCCAGATCAGAATTACCACACGGAGCTTGGGCCTGCGACGTGCTTCGATATGCGGCCTTATCAGAATATGTACCTTCACATAGTTTTTTCAGGATCAACAAAGTTCAGTATCTCGCTGAATCAACATAACGAGAAGTGTGATTCTCGTCTCAGCCCTTTCCTCGAGACATGGGACAGTGTTGAAACAGAGCGGTACGCGCGAGGAAACGATGTTTATGTGCCTCTGAATCATTTTGACATCGACCAGTCTCGGACGGTGTCAGTCTCTTTCCATGGGTTCTTCTCTCCGGAAACTGTGACGCTATACAGGGTTGAAATTGTCCCAGACCTTCCTTGGGGCTTTTACGTGCCCCCCAAGCTGGAAACTGGGAAACTGTTCCTCAGATGCACGAGACCGAactccttcgccttcggtATTGACGATGGATTGCCGCACCTAGTACAAGACGTCATGAATATactggaagaggagaaaatctTGGTAACCTTTTTCGTTGTTGGTGCTGGGCTCCGGGACAAGGAAGCCAACTTCTCGCAAGTGTACGAGGAAATGCTGCGGAGAGGTCATCAAGTAGCCCTACATTCGGATACGCACCAGCA GATAGAAGCACTCGACACTATTCAAGCTATCGACGAGGAGATTGTCCACAACATTGAGACTTTCCAGAGACTCCTTGGGATTCATT CCCGTTACTTTCGCCCACCTTACGGCACTGTCGGCGCGAGGACCCGGCAGCGACTAGCGACCTATGTTCAAGATCCCAATATTATAAATTGGAGCGTCGATGTTGAGGACTGGCTGTGGGCAGAGAGCAAAACACCGGAGCGACAACGTGACGCATTTTTCCGAGACGTgggccgaggaggaaattTGGTCGTTATGCATTATTTGAGTCCTACAACCGTCAAATACTTTCGGGAGTTCATCCGATTCGTCAAGAGTATCAACCTCAATATCATGAGGGTGGACCAGTGTTTGGAGGATCCTGACAGTCCCCCCATTGATGCTCTTCGATTAAGCCAGCAGGGTCGCGCGCGGTACAGGGTTCAATCGAATAGAAAGTCTGATAACAACCCAGGCAAAACGGGGTGA
- a CDS encoding uncharacterized protein (submitted as non-partial;~transcript_id=CADANIAT00005592), translating into MDDTSNFVVSTVRDALADVTNVQNTKNIEVSALAREKGRVEPKDYDYEKYVTVIPSEKPAEKGENYQDEQSFPEWAANAVKYEWNDEYGDVGPENPHLEEQLFRAEFINRTGLKIENLQNIDVVAESHERPSPIRTGNILNKFDDAGLHPIMRQNICLCGYEFPTPIQAYAIPAVLTSHDLIAIAQTGSGKTAAFLIPVLSQLMGKAKKLAAPRPNL; encoded by the exons ATGGATGACACCAGCAACTTCGTGGTATCTACGGTGAGAGATGCCCTCGCAGACGTTACAAATGTACAAAACACCAAGAATATTGAGGTGTCTGCCCTAGCTCGTGAGAAGGGGCGGGTCGAGCCAAAGGACTATGACTACGAGAAGTACGTCACTGTCATTCCTTCAGAAAAACCAGcagagaagggggagaaCTATCAAGACGAACAATCCTTTCCTGAGTGGGCAGCAAACGCTGTGAAGTACGAGTGGAACGATGAATACGGTGATGTTGGGCCGGAAAACCCTCATCTTGAGGAACAACTGTTCCGCGCTGAGTTCATCAACCGTACTGGCCTCAAAATAGAAAA CCTTCAAAACATTGATGTTGTGGCTGAAAGTCACGAAAGACCCTCGCCCATTAGGACC GGTAACATCCTAAATAAGTTCGATGATGCTGGGCTTCATCCAATCATGCGCCAGAACATTTGTCTCTGCGGTTACGAATTTCCTACGCCTATTCAAGCATACGCTATCCCTGCCGTCCTGACTTCACATGATTTGATCGCTATCGCTCAGACTG GCTCTGGCAAAACGGCCGCCTTTCTAATACCTGTTCTTTCTCAGTTAATGGGAAAGGCGAAAAAGCTAGCAGCGCCCCGGCCAAACCTG
- a CDS encoding pantothenate kinase (transcript_id=CADANIAT00005593), with protein sequence MSATDPTPARTPRLEQAITNPGTVKINVKGAFIVDDDPRSKSPVREEGVHYEGQDIRLPHHTGVVSHVAVDIGGSLAKLVYFTRELDSPDNGGRLNFINFETDRINLCLEFIKRLKEEHRDSNGGTKEELCVVATGGGAYKYYDKLKETLNVDIMREDEMECLITGLDFFITEIPNEIFTYSETEPMQFAEARPDVYPYLLVNIGSGVSMIKVSGPKQFQRVGGTHLGGGTFWGIMSLLTGARTFDDMLAMADRGDNSGVDMLVGDIYGMDYGKIGLKSTAIASTFGKVFRLQNRERVASDGEAPQDGSRQKADEPIFKHEDMSRSLLYAISNNIGQIAYLQSEKHQVKHIYFGGSFIRGHRQTMNTLSYAIRFWSKGEKQAYFLRHEGYIGAVGAFLRRKPVNWGRRNSIDEHVPAQGL encoded by the exons ATGTCCGCCACGGATCCTACTCCCGCTCGAACCCCTCGGCTTGAACAGGCCATCACCAATCCGGGGACCGTCAAGATCAATGTTAAGGGAGCTTTCATTGTGGACGATGACCCTCGGTCCAAGAGTCCTGTAAGGGAAGAGGGCGTTCACTACGAGGGTCAGGACATTCGCCTACCCCATCATACTGGTGTGGTAAGCCATGTTGCTGTCGAT ATCGGCGGTTCTCTAGCGAAGCTGGTATACTTCACACGTGAGCTGGACTCACCAGACAATGGCGGGCGGTTGAACTTTATCAACTTCGAGACTGATCGGATAAACCTTTGTCTGGAATTCATCAAACGGCTGAAGGAAGAGCACCGGGATTCCAATGGAGGTACCAAGGAGGAACTTTGTGTTGTTGCTACAGGTGGAGGCGCCTACAAGTATTACGACAAACTCAAGGAAACATTGAACGTGGACATTATGCGGGAAGATGAGATGGAATGCCTCATAACAG GACTTGACTTTTTCATCACCGAGATACCGAACGAAATTTTCACGTACAGCGAGACTGAGCCGATGCAATTTGCCGAGGCCCGACCGGATGTGTATCCGTACCTCTTAGTGAACATCGGCTCCGGAGTGTCTATGATCAAAGTGTCGGGGCCAAAACAGTTTCAGCGTGTTGGCGGAACGCACCTGGGTGGTGGAACATTCTGGGGCATCATGTCATTATTGACTGGCGCCCGAACTTTTGACGACATGCTAGCAATGGCGGACCGAGGGGATAACAGCGGCGTGGACATGTTAGTTGGCGACATCTACGGGATGGACTACGGAAAGATAGGTCTCAAGAGCACGGCCATCGCCAGCACATTTGGGAAGGTCTTCCGGCTACAGAACCGCGAGCGGGTGGCGAGCGATGGGGAGGCACCGCAGGACGGGTCTCGCCAAAAGGCCGACGAGCCGATATTTAAGCACGAAGATATGAGCAGAAGCCTACTATACGCCATAAG TAATAATATTGGACAAATCGCATACTTGCAGTCCGAAAAGCACCAGGTCAAGCACATCTACTTCGGTGGCTCGTTCATTCGAGGACACCGACAAACTATGAACACATTATCCTACGCTATCCGTTTCTGGTCCAAAGGCGAAAAGCAGGCATACTTTCTCCGCCATGAGGGCTACATCGGCGCAGTCGGCGCGTTTCTACGAAGAAAGCCAGTTAACTGGGGCCGCCGGAACAGTATTGATGAGCACGTGCCTGCTCAAGGGCTCTAA